A section of the Pan paniscus chromosome 11, NHGRI_mPanPan1-v2.0_pri, whole genome shotgun sequence genome encodes:
- the LOC100995068 gene encoding LOW QUALITY PROTEIN: olfactory receptor 1J1 (The sequence of the model RefSeq protein was modified relative to this genomic sequence to represent the inferred CDS: inserted 1 base in 1 codon) translates to MSPENQSSVSEFLLLGLPIRPEQQAVFFALFLGMYLTTVLGNLLIILLIRLDSHLHTPMYFFLSHLAXDISFSSVTVPKMLMNMQTQHLAIFYKGCISQTYFFIFFADLDSFLITSMAYDRYVAICHPLHYANIMSQSQCVMLVAGSWVIACVCALLHTLLLARLSFCADHIIPHFFCDLGALLKLSCSDTSLNQLAIFTAALTAIMLPSLCILVSYGHIGVTILQIPSTKGICKALSTCGSHLSVVTIYYGTIIGLYFLPPSSNTNDKNIIASVIYTVVTPMLNPFIYSLRNKDIKGALRKLLNRSGAVAHACNLSTLGG, encoded by the exons ATGAGCCCTGAGAACCAGAGCAGCGTGTCCGAGTtcctcctcctgggcctcccgATCCGGCCAGAGCAGCAGGCTGTGTTCTTCGCCCTGTTCCTGGGCATGTACCTGACCACAGTGCTGGGGAACCTGCTCATCATCCTGCTCATCCGGCTGGACTCTCACCTtcacacccccatgtacttcttcctcaGCCACTTGG CTGACATCTCCTTTTCATCTGTCACTGTCCCTAAGATGCTGATGAACATGCAGACCCAGCACCTAGCCATCTTTTACAAGGGGTGCATTTCACAgacatattttttcatattctttgctGACTTAGACAGTTTCCTTATCACTTCAATGGCGTATGACAGGTATGTGGCCATCTGTCACCCTCTACATTATGCCAACATCATGAGTCAGAGCCAGTGTGTCATGCTGGTGGCTGGGTCCTGGGTCATCGCTTGTGTGTGTGCTCTTTTGCATACCCTCCTCCTGGCCCGGCTTTCCTTCTGTGCTGACCACATCATCCCTCACTTCTTCTGTGACCTTGGTGCCCTGCTCAAGTTGTCCTGCTCAGACACCTCCCTCAATCAGTTAGCAATCTTTACAGCAGCATTGACAGCCATTATGCTTCCATCTCTGTGCATCCTGGTTTCTTATGGTCACATTggggtcaccatcctccagattCCCTCTACCAAGGGCATATGCAAAGCCTTGTCCACTTGTGGATCCCACCTCTCAGTGGTGACTATCTATTATGGGACAATTATTGGTCTCTATTTTCTTCCCCCATCCAGCAACACCAATGACAAGAACATAATTGCTTCAGTGATATACACAGTAGTCACTCCCATGTTGAACCCATTCATttacagtctgagaaataaagacattaagGGAGCCCTAAGAAAACTCTTGaacaggtcaggcgcagtggctcatgcctgtaatctcagcactttgggaggctga